The Methylomonas montana DNA window GCCGCGATGAACGAGCAGGCGAGTGCCGAGGCGGATTGGGGCGAGGCATTGAAGGAGCAAGCTAGCGCCGCCAAGAATAATTCCCAAGGTTTTGCCACCGCCGAATTTCCTGAGTTCGATGAACATAAGTCCAAAAATAGCGGCCCCAGCGGCGATGAAGTCAAGCTGGATGTGATTCTCGATGTGCCGGTCACGGTTTCATTGGAGATCGGCCGGACCAAAATCAATATCAGGAATTTATTGCAACTTAATCAAGGTTCGGTAGTGGAGTTGGACCGTTTTGCCGGCGAACCCATGGATGTGCTGGTCAACGGGACTTTGGTCGCACATGGCGAAGTGGTGGTGGTTAACGATAAATTCGGCATTCGCTTGACCGACATCATCAGTCCGTCGGAACGGGTTAGAAAGCTAGGTTGATGTCTGTGCTACGTTTGGCTGCGCTGATGATTTCATTATTCGCCGTTCCCTATACCTGGGCGGAGGACGCCGCGGTGTTGCCAAGACAGACCGCAAAAGTGGTTTCGTCGGGTGACGTTGTGCAGTGGTTATTAGCGTTATTAGTCGTGTTGGCGGTATTTTTACTGTCAGTCTGGTTGTTGCGTAAAAGCGGTAGTTTAGCCGTTGTCGGTAAAGGGCAATTGGCAGTACTAGCCGGGCTGTCCTTGGGTGTGCGGGAAAAACTGGTGTTAGTTAAAGTGGGTGAAAAGCAGTTGTTGCTGGGCGTTAGCAGTGGCCGCATCGATAAAATACTGGAACTCGAAGGCGATCAGCGTTTGTTTATGAATGCTACAGAGGGGCAGGAGCTAAGCGTGTTTGCAAAAAAAATGCTGCAAATCATGCAGGGTAAGCCGAATGACTAAGTGGGTTTCTACTTTATCGATCCTGATCATGTCTTTAGTGCTGCCGGAAGCGGCGGCGGCGGTTGGCGTCGACGCGATTACCGTGACCAGCAACCCCAAGGGTGGCGAAACCTACACGGTCACCATTCAGATTTTGGCGTTGATGACCATGCTGACTTTATTGCCAGCGCTGTTGTTATCGATGACTTCATTTACCCGCATCATGATCGTATTGAGTTTGCTCAGGCAGGCAATAGGCGCGGCGCAAGCGCCGAGCAATCAAGTCTTGTTAGGCTTGTCCTTGTTTCTGACGATTTTTATCATGATGCCGGTGTTGGAAAAGGTCAATGACACCGCCGTGCAGCCCTATATGGAAGAAAAAATCGACGCGGTGACGGCCTTGCAAAATGCGTCGGAGCCTTTCAAACAGTTCATGCTCAAGCAAACCCGAGAGGCGGATCTGGATACCTTCGTGCGGATTTCCGGCCGAGAACAAATCGACAAGCCCGAAGATGTGCCGTTTTCCTTGCTGGTGCCGGCTTATGTGACTAGCGAACTGAAAACTGCGTTCCAGATCGGCTTTTTGATCTTCCTGCCGTTCCTGGTGATCGATCTGGTAGTGGCCAGCGTACTGATGTCGATGGGGATGATGATGCTGTCGCCGATGATCGTTTCGCTACCGTTCAAGATCATGTTATTTGTCTTGGCGGACGGTTGGACCATGGTGCTGGAAATGCTGGCGGCCAGTTTTTACGTATAGGCCAAGGCCATGATAACGCCGGAGACCATCTCGGTCATAGCCCAGGACACCGTGTTGATTTCCTTGAAGTTGATGGGGCCGATCCTGATTTCATCGTTGATCGTCGGCTTGCTGGTGTCGATGTTTCAGGCGGCGACGTCGATTCAGGAGCAGACGCTGACCTTCATCCCCAAACTGGCGACCATTATTGCGGTGCTGATGATAGCCGGCCCCGGTATGTTACAAATGCTCATCGATTATTTTCAAGATTTGATGCGCGAAATTCCTACGTTAATAGGATGAACTTCGGCGAAGACGAGTTACTGAAGTATCTTGCTTCGTTCGTATGGCCATTCTTTCGAATCAGCTCCATGTTCATCAGCGTGCCGGTGTTCAGCGTCAATGCCTTGCCGGCAAAAATAAGAATGATGGCCAGCATGCTGATTACCTGGTTGGTTATGCCGACGCTGCCGGCGATGCCGGACATTCAGATATTCAGTTACCAAGGACTCATGGTCGCACTCCAACAAGTCGCCTTGGGTCTGACCACCGGTTTTATCCTGCAAATGGTATTTTCAATCATGCTGTTTGCCGGACAGACTATTGCTTACAGCATGGGCCTAGGATTTGCGTCCCTGGTCGATCCGGCGACCGGCGTACAAGTGCCGGTAATTGCCCAGTTATTCGTGATAGCTGGCAATTTGTTGTTTTTGGCGGTAGACGGTCATTTGTTATTGATCGAAATGTTGGCGCAAAGTTTTCATACGTTGCCGGTAGGCGAGATCGGTATGGAGAAAGCCGATCTGTGGCGGGTAATCAGTTGGAGCAGCCTGATATTCGCCGACGGCTTGTTACTGTCCATGCCGGTGATGATCACACTGTTGCTGGTTAACGTCAGTTTCGGTGTGGCCTCCAAAGCCGCGCCGCAATTACAGATTTTCGGCGTAGGCTTTCCAATTACTATCATGTTGGGGATGGCGTTGATCTGGATTGGTTTGCCGACCCTGCTGGAAGGCTTTAGCGATATGCTCCACCAAGGATTTGCCATGGTTAGCGAATTATTGAGGTTGAGTTAAATGGCGGAAGATTCCGGTCAGGACAAAACCGAAGCCCCTACTGGCAAGCGACTTTCCGAGTCGCGCAAAAAAGGCCAGTTACCACGTTCCAAGGAACTGAATACCTTTGTCACGCTGATCACCAGTTCCGCGCTGTTTTACTATTTTGGCCAGAGCATGGGGCAGGGGTTGCTGGAGATGATGAGACACCCTTTGCAATTGTCGCGAGAGGCGGTTTTCGATCCAGCCACGCCGCTGATTTATCTAAAGGCGGCGTTTGCCGAGGGCGTCTGGGTGATCGTGCCGTTTTTGGCGGTGCTGGTGGTTGCCGATTTATTGGCGGCAACGCTACTGGGCGGATGGAACTTTACTAGCGAAGCCTTCGAGCCGAAGTTTTCCAAGCTGAATCCGTTGACAGGGATGAAGAAGATCATCGGTATTCAAGGCGTGGTCGAACTCATCAAAGCCATTCTCAAAGTCCTATTGGTTTCCAGCGTTGCCTGGAACCTGTTCAAGCTGTATTTCGACGAGTTGATGGGGCTGAGCCGGGTGCCTGTCGACCAGGGTATTTCTCATGCCGGCGATATCATCGTGTTTTGCCTGCTGATTTTAAGTGCCACTTTTTTATTATTGGTGATGCTGGATGTGCCTTATCAGTTATGGAATCATCAGCGCCAATTAAAAATGACTAAGCAGGAAGTCAAGGACGAGGCAAAAGAACAGGAGGGAAATCCGGAAGTAAAGGGCAAAATTCGCCAAATGCAGATGCAAGCTGCCCAGCGCAGAATGATGGAGGCTGTACCTAAGGCCGACGTCATAGTCACCAATCCCACCCATTTTGCCGTGGCCTTGAAGTACGATCATAGCGGTAGCGGCGCGCCGGTATTGGTGGCCAAGGGTACTGACTTGGTTGCCGCGCAAATCCGGCAGTTAGCGCTGGCTTCCAAGGTGCCTCTAGTGGCCGCGCCGTCCCTGGCCAGGGCTTTGTACTATTCCACCGAGTTGAATCAGGAAATTCCGCGCGGTCTATTTTTGGCCGTTGCTCAGGTATTGGCCTATGTTTTTCAATTACGGGCTTCGACGCAATACGGTTGGAACAAACCGGTTCCGCCTAGTGACGTGTCCGTACCCGACGATTTCAAGCAATAGCGCTGTATCGAGCTGAATTATGGATTTCAAGAAAATACTAAACGCACTCAAATCCTTGACCCGTTTGGGTTTGGGAGCGCCGATGCTGATCATCATGCTGTTGGCCTTGCTGATCCTGCCTCTGCCGCCGTTTGCGCTGGATCTGTTTTTTACCTTCAACATCGCTTTTTCGCTGATTATCTTGCTGGTGGTGGTCTACACCCTAAAGCCGCTGGAGTTTGCCTCGTTTCCCACCGTCATTCTGATCGCAACCCTATTGCGGCTGGCGCTGAATGTCGCGTCCACTCGGGTGGTGTTGATCCGCGGGCACGAAGGCGGCGATGCCGCCGGTAAGGTGATCGAAGCTTTCGGCTCTTTCGTGATCGGCGGCAACTTCGCGGTCGGTATCGTGGTGTTCGCGATCTTGGTGGTCATTAACTTTATGGTGGTCACCAAGGGTGCCGGCCGGGTGGCCGAGGTCAGCGCCCGTTTTACCTTGGATGCGATGCCGGGTAAGCAAATGGCGATCGATGCCGACTTGAACTCGGGCTTGATCAATCAGGACGAGGCGCGCGCCCGCCGCGAGGAAGTGGCCGCCGAAGCCGATTTTTACGGCTCTATGGACGGTGCCAGTAAATTCGTGCGCGGCGATGCGGTAGCCGGGATCATTATCTTGTTTGTCAACATGATAGGCGGTTTGGCGATCGGCGTGGGTCAGCACGGCATGAGTTTTGCCGATGCCGCCAACGTTTATGTGCTGTTGACCATCGGTGACGGTTTGGTGGCGCAGATTCCGTCCTTGCTATTGTCGGTGGCCGCGGCGATGGTGGTCACTCGGGTAAGGGGGAGTAAGCAGGACATCGGTAAGCAGCTGAGTTCGCAGTTGTTCGAAGATCCTAAAACGCTGTTGGTGACCGCCGCCGTGATGGGGATATTGGGGATTATCCCCGGCATGCCTAATCTGGTGTTTATCCTGCTGGCGCTAACTTTGGTCGGTGGCGCTTATCTGATCGACAGGCGCCGTAAGCTGGAGGAAGAAAAAGCGCTGGAAATGGAGCGTATCGTCTCGCCGCAGCAACTGGCCAAAACCGAGATCAAGGAGTTGGGCTGGGACGATGTGATGCCGGTCGATGCGATCGGTCTGGAAGTGGGCTATCGGCTGATTCCGCTAGTGGATAGAAACCAGGGCGGGCAGTTGATGACGCGTATCAAGGGAGTGCGTAAGAAATTGTCGCAAGATCTAGGCTTCCTGGTGCCTTCCGTGCATATCCGCGATAACTTGGATTTAGCGCCCACCGAATATCGAATTTCCTTGATGGGCGTTAGTGTTGGCGAGGCCAATATCATGCCGGAGAAGGAAATGGCGATTAATCCTGGTCGGGTGTTCGGCACCTTGCCGGGGACGCCCTGTAAGGATCCTGCATTTGGCCTGGATGCGATTTGGATAGATCCCGGTCAAAAAGATCAAGCGCAAACCTTGGGCTACACCGTGGTCGATCCCAGTACGGTATTGGCCACCCATCTCAGCCATATTCTGCAAAGCAATGCCCACGAGTTGTTCGGCTACGAGGAAGCGCAACAACTGATGGAGAATTTGGCCAAGGTGGCGCCCAAACTGGCCGAGGATCTGGTGCCGAAGACCCTGCCGCTGGGTATCGTCGTCAAGGTGCTGCAAAATCTGTTGCTGGAACGGGTTTCGATTCGCGACATGCGCAGCATCGCCGAAACTTTGGCGGAGTACGGGATGAAGAGTCAAGATCCGGACATCTTGACTTCGGCGGTACGGGCGGCCTTAGGAAGGTCAATTGTCCATGAAATCAATGGAGTACAGACAGAAATTCCGGTGATTACTCTTGATCCTGGGCTGGAACAGATATTGCATAGGTCATTGCAGACGGCGGGCGAGAGCGGTGCCGGTTTGGAACCGGGCTTAGCCGACCAGATGCACAAATCCTTGGAAGAAAGTGTGCAACGAATGGAGATGGAAGGACAGACGGCGGTGTTGTTGGTGTCTTCTTACATTCGTCCCTGGTTGGCTCGCTTCGTTCGCCATTCGATATCCGGCTTACATGTGCTGGCCTATAATGAAATTCCCCAGGATCGGCAGATCAGGGTGGTTTCCACGGTTGGGCAGCGTGGACAATAAAACAGAGGTTGTGCGATGAAAATTAAACGCTTTTTTGCAGCAGATATACGGCAGGCCATGCGTATGGTCAAAGAAGAGTTGGGTGCCGATGCGGTGATCATGTCCAATCGCTCGGTTGACGGTGGCGTGGAGATCGTCGCAGCCCGGGATTTTGACGAACAGGTCATTCATAAAAACCTCAAGCAACGCGAAGAAGAAAAAGCGTCGGCGAACATCGTCAAAAACGAAGTCAAAAAAGTCGATTTGCCGGATTTCGAAGCCGAGAAAAAATCGTTGCATGTATTGAGCAGCGCCCGGAAACGCGGTGCCGACGGTGCGATTGCGGAGAATCCGATACGGCGCAACCTCGATCAATATGTCGGTTATGCCGAGAAATTGCAGATTACCGGCAGCCATGCGCAAAAAATCGCCGAAAAAGTTCGTCAACCTGACAAGCCCGCTTGGGCGGGGGCTGATCCTAAAATTAAGCCATTGCTCGATACCAGGCCGGTGCAAAGCCATTCTTCCGATAAGTTCATGGACGAAATGCGTTTGGAAATGAAAGAGCTGCGGACGATGTTGGATGCCAAGCTGTCCGGTATCGTAATGCAAATGCCGCAACACGGTCAGTCGCTGCATGACGATCTACGCGACCGTTTGTTGGACTGCGGATTTTCCAAAAATCTGTCCGGCAAGGTTGCCAATCGGCTGGGTAGCCATAAGCATTTTGATTTGGCGATGGGCAAAGCGCAGGAAATGCTGGCAAGGCTAGTGCCGGTTGCTGACGACAGCCTGCTGGATCAAGGCGGCATCGCGGCACTGGTCGGCTCGACCGGAGTCGGTAAAACGACTACCGTGGCCAAACTGGCCGCGCAATTTATTTTAAAGCACGGTTCCCGGCAAATTGCCTTGATTACCACGGACAATTACCGGATCGGCGCGCACGAGCAAATCAACACTTACGGCAGAATCCTGGATGTGCCAGTCAGGGTGGCGGGCGATGCCGAAGAACTGCGTCGGCATATCGATAGTTTTTCCGATAAACGCTTGATTTTGATAGACACCGCAGGCATGAGCCAGCGCGACATGCGCTTGGTAGAGCAGCTCAAAACCTTGCAACATGGCGATTTGCCGATTCGTTCCTACTTGGTGATGTCGGCCACTACCCAATACAAGGCCATGTTGGAAATTATGGACGCGTTCCGGATACTGGAACCGCAAGCGACTATACTTACCAAGTTTGATGAGGCTGTCAGTAAAGGTACGGCCTTATCGGCGATTATCGAGCGGCGCATGCCGTTGTCATTTATCACTGATGGGCAACAAGTGCCGGAAGATATTTATCTGCCCGATGCCGACACTTTAATTCAACAGTGCATGGCGAATGCCGATGAAAATCATCCGTATGGCGACGATGTGAATTGTGACGACTGGCAGGCGGAAAGCCATGCATAAGTCATT harbors:
- the fliN gene encoding flagellar motor switch protein FliN, encoding MSENDEIGDDWAAAMNEQASAEADWGEALKEQASAAKNNSQGFATAEFPEFDEHKSKNSGPSGDEVKLDVILDVPVTVSLEIGRTKINIRNLLQLNQGSVVELDRFAGEPMDVLVNGTLVAHGEVVVVNDKFGIRLTDIISPSERVRKLG
- the fliO gene encoding flagellar biosynthetic protein FliO — protein: MSVLRLAALMISLFAVPYTWAEDAAVLPRQTAKVVSSGDVVQWLLALLVVLAVFLLSVWLLRKSGSLAVVGKGQLAVLAGLSLGVREKLVLVKVGEKQLLLGVSSGRIDKILELEGDQRLFMNATEGQELSVFAKKMLQIMQGKPND
- the fliP gene encoding flagellar type III secretion system pore protein FliP (The bacterial flagellar biogenesis protein FliP forms a type III secretion system (T3SS)-type pore required for flagellar assembly.), whose amino-acid sequence is MTKWVSTLSILIMSLVLPEAAAAVGVDAITVTSNPKGGETYTVTIQILALMTMLTLLPALLLSMTSFTRIMIVLSLLRQAIGAAQAPSNQVLLGLSLFLTIFIMMPVLEKVNDTAVQPYMEEKIDAVTALQNASEPFKQFMLKQTREADLDTFVRISGREQIDKPEDVPFSLLVPAYVTSELKTAFQIGFLIFLPFLVIDLVVASVLMSMGMMMLSPMIVSLPFKIMLFVLADGWTMVLEMLAASFYV
- the fliQ gene encoding flagellar biosynthesis protein FliQ, which gives rise to MITPETISVIAQDTVLISLKLMGPILISSLIVGLLVSMFQAATSIQEQTLTFIPKLATIIAVLMIAGPGMLQMLIDYFQDLMREIPTLIG
- the fliR gene encoding flagellar biosynthetic protein FliR, whose amino-acid sequence is MNFGEDELLKYLASFVWPFFRISSMFISVPVFSVNALPAKIRMMASMLITWLVMPTLPAMPDIQIFSYQGLMVALQQVALGLTTGFILQMVFSIMLFAGQTIAYSMGLGFASLVDPATGVQVPVIAQLFVIAGNLLFLAVDGHLLLIEMLAQSFHTLPVGEIGMEKADLWRVISWSSLIFADGLLLSMPVMITLLLVNVSFGVASKAAPQLQIFGVGFPITIMLGMALIWIGLPTLLEGFSDMLHQGFAMVSELLRLS
- the flhB gene encoding flagellar biosynthesis protein FlhB gives rise to the protein MAEDSGQDKTEAPTGKRLSESRKKGQLPRSKELNTFVTLITSSALFYYFGQSMGQGLLEMMRHPLQLSREAVFDPATPLIYLKAAFAEGVWVIVPFLAVLVVADLLAATLLGGWNFTSEAFEPKFSKLNPLTGMKKIIGIQGVVELIKAILKVLLVSSVAWNLFKLYFDELMGLSRVPVDQGISHAGDIIVFCLLILSATFLLLVMLDVPYQLWNHQRQLKMTKQEVKDEAKEQEGNPEVKGKIRQMQMQAAQRRMMEAVPKADVIVTNPTHFAVALKYDHSGSGAPVLVAKGTDLVAAQIRQLALASKVPLVAAPSLARALYYSTELNQEIPRGLFLAVAQVLAYVFQLRASTQYGWNKPVPPSDVSVPDDFKQ
- the flhA gene encoding flagellar biosynthesis protein FlhA, with protein sequence MDFKKILNALKSLTRLGLGAPMLIIMLLALLILPLPPFALDLFFTFNIAFSLIILLVVVYTLKPLEFASFPTVILIATLLRLALNVASTRVVLIRGHEGGDAAGKVIEAFGSFVIGGNFAVGIVVFAILVVINFMVVTKGAGRVAEVSARFTLDAMPGKQMAIDADLNSGLINQDEARARREEVAAEADFYGSMDGASKFVRGDAVAGIIILFVNMIGGLAIGVGQHGMSFADAANVYVLLTIGDGLVAQIPSLLLSVAAAMVVTRVRGSKQDIGKQLSSQLFEDPKTLLVTAAVMGILGIIPGMPNLVFILLALTLVGGAYLIDRRRKLEEEKALEMERIVSPQQLAKTEIKELGWDDVMPVDAIGLEVGYRLIPLVDRNQGGQLMTRIKGVRKKLSQDLGFLVPSVHIRDNLDLAPTEYRISLMGVSVGEANIMPEKEMAINPGRVFGTLPGTPCKDPAFGLDAIWIDPGQKDQAQTLGYTVVDPSTVLATHLSHILQSNAHELFGYEEAQQLMENLAKVAPKLAEDLVPKTLPLGIVVKVLQNLLLERVSIRDMRSIAETLAEYGMKSQDPDILTSAVRAALGRSIVHEINGVQTEIPVITLDPGLEQILHRSLQTAGESGAGLEPGLADQMHKSLEESVQRMEMEGQTAVLLVSSYIRPWLARFVRHSISGLHVLAYNEIPQDRQIRVVSTVGQRGQ
- the flhF gene encoding flagellar biosynthesis protein FlhF, translated to MKIKRFFAADIRQAMRMVKEELGADAVIMSNRSVDGGVEIVAARDFDEQVIHKNLKQREEEKASANIVKNEVKKVDLPDFEAEKKSLHVLSSARKRGADGAIAENPIRRNLDQYVGYAEKLQITGSHAQKIAEKVRQPDKPAWAGADPKIKPLLDTRPVQSHSSDKFMDEMRLEMKELRTMLDAKLSGIVMQMPQHGQSLHDDLRDRLLDCGFSKNLSGKVANRLGSHKHFDLAMGKAQEMLARLVPVADDSLLDQGGIAALVGSTGVGKTTTVAKLAAQFILKHGSRQIALITTDNYRIGAHEQINTYGRILDVPVRVAGDAEELRRHIDSFSDKRLILIDTAGMSQRDMRLVEQLKTLQHGDLPIRSYLVMSATTQYKAMLEIMDAFRILEPQATILTKFDEAVSKGTALSAIIERRMPLSFITDGQQVPEDIYLPDADTLIQQCMANADENHPYGDDVNCDDWQAESHA